A single Streptomyces sp. Edi2 DNA region contains:
- a CDS encoding alpha/beta fold hydrolase, which translates to MEPLFFPHNSHFWFETLRSFGHIAYGGADFGEVVVTTERITAGDHDSWHDEWLATADRVADEGRTALAGGHRVSARDAFLRASNYYRNAEFFLHGDAADPRIRHAYDASVRCFRQAAALFTPVIEPVEIPYEDTVLPGYLYRADDSGAARPTVVMFNGFDGTAEEMHFGAAAAAAERGYHVLSFDGPGQPGTRHHQGLLFRHDWENVVGPVLDYVLARPETDPGRIALLGNSMGGLLAPRAAAFDHRLAAVIALDGVYDLGDLAARFLSLDRAEAEQRLRADHSPEFEAAVEAAMAASPMTRWVADQGRYVMGGDTSRELLATLLGYHLRDGIAEKITCPTLVCSAADDVFFKGQPELLHEHLTCPKTLLEFTAGQGADAHCQAGAQRLAFARIYDWLDDVMAENA; encoded by the coding sequence ATGGAGCCCCTGTTCTTCCCGCACAACTCACATTTCTGGTTCGAGACGCTGCGGTCCTTCGGTCACATCGCCTACGGCGGCGCCGACTTCGGTGAGGTCGTGGTGACCACGGAGCGGATCACCGCCGGCGACCACGACAGCTGGCACGACGAGTGGCTCGCCACCGCCGACCGGGTGGCCGACGAGGGACGTACGGCCCTGGCCGGCGGGCACCGCGTCAGCGCCCGGGACGCCTTCCTGCGGGCGTCGAACTACTACCGAAACGCCGAGTTCTTCCTGCACGGCGACGCCGCAGACCCGCGTATCCGGCACGCATACGACGCGTCGGTGAGGTGCTTTCGCCAGGCCGCCGCGCTGTTCACTCCCGTCATCGAGCCGGTGGAGATCCCCTATGAGGACACCGTGCTGCCGGGGTACCTGTACCGGGCCGACGACTCGGGCGCCGCCCGGCCGACCGTGGTCATGTTCAACGGGTTCGACGGCACGGCCGAGGAAATGCACTTCGGCGCCGCCGCCGCGGCAGCCGAGCGCGGCTACCACGTGCTGTCCTTCGACGGCCCCGGACAGCCGGGCACCCGCCACCACCAGGGCCTATTGTTCCGTCACGACTGGGAGAACGTGGTCGGCCCGGTCCTCGACTACGTCCTGGCCCGCCCCGAAACCGATCCCGGCCGGATCGCCCTGCTGGGCAACAGCATGGGCGGCCTGCTCGCGCCGCGCGCCGCGGCCTTCGATCACCGTCTCGCCGCCGTCATCGCCCTCGACGGCGTCTACGACCTGGGCGACCTGGCCGCCCGTTTCCTGTCCCTCGACCGCGCCGAGGCCGAACAGCGGCTGCGCGCCGACCACAGCCCCGAATTCGAGGCCGCCGTGGAGGCGGCCATGGCCGCCAGCCCCATGACTCGCTGGGTCGCCGACCAGGGCAGGTACGTCATGGGCGGCGACACCTCGCGCGAGCTCCTCGCCACCTTGCTGGGCTATCACCTGCGCGACGGCATCGCCGAGAAGATCACTTGCCCCACCCTGGTCTGCTCGGCCGCCGACGACGTGTTCTTCAAGGGCCAGCCCGAACTGCTCCACGAGCATCTGACCTGCCCGAAGACGCTGCTGGAATTCACCGCCGGACAGGGCGCGGACGCGCACTGCCAGGCCGGCGCCCAGCGCCTGGCCTTCGCCCGTATCTACGACTGGCTGGACGACGTCATGGCCGAAAACGCCTGA
- a CDS encoding polyprenyl synthetase family protein: MLILDTTAPAENVLGGVWTNLLADDEPRFEAFLEQALAPQQEYLTDGERALYRHGKRLRPAVLLLAARMVHGPAPLPDKVLQGAVSLEMLHVATLIHDDIVDGAALRRGLPSVNAARGTEAAVLVGDLQFVQAIRGFVGTIDRDSDMGLVELVLDTAFQIGCGELDELRTDLSQDPELLARTYWRTTDRKTAALFGLAAEAGVTLADGRSGDARRAGFYGRRLGRALQVMDDLFDLAQDESGSGKPRGMDLLRRRASLPLIYAMQEWGPDHTVSRIMRGEATDPAALERTLAEVRGGAGFSRAYTDARGQALEAVELLRPFPAGRYRYALEDLALHVVDRGV; this comes from the coding sequence GTGCTCATCCTCGACACCACCGCCCCCGCCGAGAACGTCCTCGGCGGGGTGTGGACGAACCTTCTCGCCGACGACGAGCCGCGCTTCGAGGCGTTCCTGGAGCAGGCGCTGGCCCCGCAGCAGGAGTACCTCACCGACGGCGAGCGGGCCCTGTACCGGCACGGCAAGCGGCTGCGCCCGGCCGTCCTGCTGCTGGCTGCCCGCATGGTGCACGGCCCCGCGCCGCTTCCCGACAAGGTGCTCCAGGGCGCCGTCTCTCTGGAGATGCTGCACGTGGCGACGCTGATCCACGACGACATCGTGGACGGCGCCGCCCTGCGCCGCGGTCTGCCCTCGGTCAACGCCGCGCGGGGCACCGAGGCCGCGGTGCTCGTCGGCGACCTGCAGTTCGTCCAGGCCATCCGCGGCTTCGTGGGGACGATCGACCGGGACAGCGACATGGGCCTGGTCGAGCTCGTCCTCGACACCGCGTTCCAGATCGGCTGCGGGGAGCTCGACGAGCTGCGTACGGACCTCTCGCAGGACCCGGAGCTGCTGGCCAGGACCTACTGGCGCACCACCGACCGCAAGACCGCCGCCCTGTTCGGGCTCGCGGCCGAGGCCGGGGTGACGCTGGCCGACGGGCGCAGCGGCGACGCCCGCCGGGCCGGGTTCTACGGCCGCCGGCTCGGGCGCGCCCTGCAGGTCATGGACGACCTGTTCGACCTCGCCCAGGACGAGTCCGGCTCCGGCAAGCCACGCGGCATGGACCTGCTGCGCCGCCGCGCCTCCCTGCCCCTGATCTACGCCATGCAGGAGTGGGGTCCGGACCACACGGTCAGCCGCATCATGCGCGGCGAGGCCACCGATCCCGCCGCCCTGGAGCGCACGCTCGCCGAGGTCCGCGGCGGCGCCGGCTTCTCGCGCGCGTACACCGATGCCCGCGGCCAGGCGCTGGAGGCCGTCGAGCTGCTGCGCCCGTTCCCGGCCGGACGGTACCGCTACGCCCTCGAAGACCTGGCCCTGCACGTCGTGGACCGCGGGGTCTGA
- a CDS encoding NlpC/P60 family protein — MGTGPTPPGRPSRRQILTCAAGLAAAGAVTGYAWHHLGSGVPGGDFAVPAGSYRFERRAAPARTVVRAADDRELATFTDGARTALLTGPTRTWSEPRTTGAVVHSDAWVRLMGSAWSQGKERTRWFREWFPKALADRSPDAIAVAFQYGDGAHDLHTASGVRYAGKAHFGPLVPGQSPTSFHYRDEKSDFYDYLGTPWTFPDGMRKYPEKERYGDVDCSGFMRLVWGYRMGYPMHATNSPGIGLPRRAYAIASRAPGVLLIPNTGRPPADFSLLLPGDLVFFAIDIGRPHGIDHCGIYLGPDTDGRPRFYSSRSRANGPTMGDLAGRATLDGHGFYAQGFRMARRL, encoded by the coding sequence ATGGGGACCGGCCCCACCCCGCCCGGCAGGCCCAGTCGCCGTCAGATCCTGACATGCGCCGCCGGCCTGGCCGCTGCCGGAGCGGTTACCGGATACGCATGGCACCACTTGGGAAGCGGCGTACCGGGCGGTGACTTCGCCGTACCGGCCGGCAGCTACCGCTTCGAGCGCCGCGCCGCGCCCGCCCGTACGGTGGTTCGCGCCGCCGACGACCGCGAGCTGGCCACCTTCACCGACGGCGCCCGCACCGCACTGCTGACCGGCCCGACCCGTACCTGGAGCGAGCCGCGCACCACCGGCGCGGTGGTGCACAGCGACGCCTGGGTGCGGCTGATGGGCAGCGCATGGAGTCAGGGCAAGGAGCGAACCCGCTGGTTCCGGGAGTGGTTCCCCAAGGCCCTTGCCGACCGCAGTCCGGACGCCATCGCCGTGGCCTTCCAGTACGGCGACGGGGCACACGATCTGCACACGGCATCGGGTGTGCGCTACGCCGGCAAGGCCCACTTCGGGCCGCTCGTTCCCGGGCAGTCACCGACGTCGTTCCACTACCGCGATGAGAAGTCCGACTTCTACGACTACCTCGGCACTCCCTGGACCTTTCCGGACGGCATGCGCAAGTACCCGGAGAAGGAGCGCTACGGGGACGTGGACTGCTCCGGCTTTATGCGCCTGGTCTGGGGCTACCGGATGGGCTACCCCATGCACGCCACCAACAGCCCGGGGATCGGCCTGCCCCGCCGGGCCTACGCGATCGCCTCTCGGGCCCCGGGCGTGCTGCTGATACCGAACACCGGCCGGCCACCTGCCGACTTCAGCCTGCTGCTCCCCGGCGACCTTGTCTTCTTCGCCATCGACATCGGCAGACCGCACGGCATCGACCACTGCGGCATATATCTGGGGCCGGACACTGACGGGCGCCCGCGCTTCTACTCCAGCCGCTCGCGGGCCAACGGGCCCACCATGGGCGACCTGGCCGGCCGCGCGACGCTCGACGGCCATGGCTTCTACGCCCAAGGGTTCCGCATGGCCCGCCGCCTGTGA
- a CDS encoding IS110 family transposase, whose product MLAERHAPQLLTVVGIGPDTAVTLLITMGDNPERLHSEASFAALCGVSPVERSSGSRQYRHLNRGGDRQANAALHRIVQTRLRCDPRTQDCYERRTKEGKTRREIVRCLKRYAAREVFHLVRPTQS is encoded by the coding sequence GTGCTTGCGGAACGCCACGCCCCGCAGCTGCTCACTGTGGTGGGCATCGGCCCGGATACGGCCGTCACTTTGCTGATCACGATGGGGGACAACCCGGAACGTTTGCACAGTGAGGCATCCTTCGCCGCGCTGTGCGGGGTCAGCCCCGTAGAACGCTCCTCGGGCAGTCGGCAGTACCGTCACCTCAACCGCGGAGGCGACCGGCAGGCCAACGCCGCCCTCCACCGGATCGTGCAGACCCGCCTACGCTGCGACCCACGCACCCAGGACTGCTACGAACGCCGCACCAAGGAGGGCAAAACCCGACGCGAAATCGTCCGATGCCTCAAACGCTACGCCGCCCGCGAGGTGTTCCACCTGGTCAGGCCCACACAGTCATGA
- a CDS encoding TetR/AcrR family transcriptional regulator produces the protein MEKERQPARRPGGRAARVRAAVHQAVTDLVGDRGYGNFTVGDVAARASVADTSIYRRWGTLEALLSDVALTRLAATLPAADTGSLEGDLRSYAATAAHHIAGPDGMAVLRLAISLSHAGQPGLQARDAFLAERTRQLQVMLDRARDRGENPPDALEVLDLILSPMYLRVLLGAGPLTPAYLDELVDRLLRLSAVTEG, from the coding sequence ATGGAGAAGGAACGACAGCCGGCCCGCCGGCCCGGTGGCCGTGCTGCCCGCGTCCGCGCGGCAGTGCATCAGGCGGTCACCGACCTGGTCGGCGACCGCGGATACGGGAACTTCACCGTCGGCGATGTCGCCGCCCGCGCGTCCGTGGCCGATACGAGCATCTACCGCCGCTGGGGAACCCTGGAAGCCCTCCTCTCGGACGTGGCCCTCACCCGGCTCGCCGCCACCCTCCCCGCCGCCGACACCGGCAGCCTGGAAGGCGATCTGCGCAGCTACGCGGCCACCGCCGCCCACCACATCGCCGGGCCGGACGGGATGGCGGTACTGCGCCTGGCCATCTCCCTGTCCCACGCCGGGCAGCCGGGCCTGCAGGCACGCGACGCGTTCCTCGCCGAGCGCACCCGCCAGCTACAGGTCATGCTCGACCGGGCCCGCGACCGAGGCGAAAACCCGCCGGACGCCCTGGAGGTACTCGATCTCATCCTGTCCCCGATGTACCTGCGCGTCCTGCTCGGAGCGGGCCCGCTCACCCCCGCCTACCTCGACGAACTGGTCGACCGCCTGCTACGCCTGAGCGCCGTCACCGAAGGGTGA
- a CDS encoding helix-turn-helix transcriptional regulator: protein MVRLPLTPAEVERGQRLGALLRRARGCRSMLDVALASHISPETLRKIESGRVATPAFPTIAAIADTLGLSLDAVWAEISQAERTVEDQSVLPVTRHPSLVS, encoded by the coding sequence ATGGTCAGGTTGCCGCTCACCCCCGCCGAGGTAGAACGCGGACAGCGCCTTGGCGCCCTGCTCCGCCGAGCCCGGGGCTGCCGCTCGATGCTGGACGTGGCGCTCGCTTCGCACATCTCGCCGGAAACTCTGCGGAAGATCGAATCCGGCCGTGTGGCTACTCCCGCCTTCCCGACCATCGCAGCGATCGCCGACACCCTCGGCCTGTCTCTCGACGCCGTCTGGGCCGAGATCAGCCAGGCGGAGCGAACCGTCGAGGATCAGTCGGTCTTGCCTGTCACACGGCACCCATCGCTGGTTTCGTAA
- the map gene encoding type I methionyl aminopeptidase, which yields MIEILNSARLEQARGTGALVGDILHTLKQRSTIGTNLLDIDQWAKEMITEAGAQSCYVDYAPSFGRGPFGHYICTAVNDGVLHGRPHNYTLADGDLLTLDLAVSRGGVAADAAISFLVGKARPAKSVAMIDTTERALAAGIAAAKPGARIGDLSHAIGTVLSEAGYPINTEFGGHGIGSTMHQDPHIANTGRPGRGYKLRPGLLLALEPWVMADTATLVTDADGWTLRSATGCRTAHSEHTIAITDNGAEILTLPPQARP from the coding sequence ATGATTGAGATCCTGAACTCCGCGCGGCTTGAGCAGGCGAGGGGCACCGGCGCCCTGGTCGGAGACATCCTGCACACGCTGAAGCAGCGCAGCACGATCGGGACGAATCTGCTGGACATCGACCAGTGGGCCAAGGAAATGATCACCGAGGCGGGAGCACAGTCCTGCTACGTCGACTACGCGCCTTCCTTCGGGCGCGGCCCGTTCGGGCACTACATCTGCACGGCCGTCAACGACGGAGTGCTCCATGGGCGGCCTCACAACTACACGCTGGCGGACGGGGATCTGCTGACTCTCGACCTCGCCGTATCCAGGGGCGGGGTGGCCGCGGACGCCGCGATCAGCTTTCTGGTAGGCAAGGCCAGGCCGGCGAAGAGCGTCGCGATGATCGATACGACCGAACGTGCACTCGCCGCCGGCATCGCCGCCGCCAAGCCCGGGGCGCGCATCGGCGACCTCTCCCACGCCATCGGCACGGTCCTCAGCGAGGCGGGCTACCCGATCAACACCGAGTTCGGAGGCCACGGCATCGGCTCGACCATGCACCAGGACCCACACATCGCGAACACCGGACGGCCCGGCCGCGGATACAAGCTGCGCCCCGGACTGCTGCTCGCCCTGGAGCCCTGGGTCATGGCCGACACCGCCACACTCGTCACCGACGCCGACGGTTGGACGCTGCGCAGCGCGACGGGCTGCCGGACCGCGCACAGCGAGCACACCATCGCCATCACCGACAACGGAGCCGAAATTCTCACCCTGCCCCCGCAGGCACGACCGTAA
- a CDS encoding response regulator transcription factor → MIRVLVADDDQFVRQGLTTILETGTDVHVVAQAEDGREAVEAARRFAPDVALLDVRMPRVDGLRAAWEMRTLPSPPRVVILTSFGEDEYIAEAVRAGAAGFLTKDTPPGGLIEAVRTVASGHGMLSPAVTGRVLSALRRRSGAVTAELREQLASLTPRERTVLVLLATGLPNTGIGTQLDMTEATVKGHVTRILAKLGAANRVQAALLADRAGLAE, encoded by the coding sequence GTGATCAGGGTTCTGGTGGCGGACGACGACCAGTTCGTCCGGCAGGGGCTGACCACCATTCTCGAGACCGGTACGGACGTCCACGTCGTGGCCCAGGCGGAGGACGGGCGCGAGGCCGTCGAGGCCGCCCGCCGCTTCGCGCCCGATGTCGCGCTGCTCGACGTCCGGATGCCGCGCGTCGACGGCCTGCGAGCGGCCTGGGAGATGCGGACGCTGCCCAGCCCGCCGCGCGTCGTCATCCTGACCAGCTTCGGCGAGGACGAATACATCGCCGAGGCCGTGCGGGCCGGGGCTGCCGGGTTCCTGACGAAGGACACCCCGCCGGGCGGGCTCATCGAGGCGGTGCGCACCGTCGCGTCGGGGCACGGCATGCTCTCGCCCGCCGTGACCGGCCGGGTGCTCAGCGCGCTCCGGCGGCGGTCGGGGGCGGTCACGGCGGAGCTGCGGGAACAGCTGGCGTCGCTGACCCCGCGGGAGCGGACCGTGCTGGTGCTCCTCGCGACGGGGCTGCCCAACACGGGGATCGGAACCCAGCTGGACATGACCGAGGCCACCGTCAAGGGACATGTCACCCGCATCCTGGCCAAGCTCGGCGCGGCCAATCGCGTACAGGCGGCGCTGCTGGCGGACCGCGCCGGACTGGCCGAATGA
- a CDS encoding glycosyltransferase family 39 protein, with the protein MATAPVTQDATDRRHRSRSIRGAVHAKRRQRIRIGRESYALLLILVLAAVLYTWAIDRAAVHPYYTSAVRSMAADWHAFFFGGLDPSGSITLDKIPGALWPQALSVRLLGPYNWAAVLPQVLEGVLAVWALHRIVRAWAGPLAGLLAALALTLTPATVALNRHNIPDTLLVLLLVLAAGSLQKAVRTRRLLPLLVCGTWVGLAFQAKMLQAWLVLPVFAAVYQLAAPGSRWDRARRLLLAGTAALVVSCSWLLLVWASPATNRPYVDGTANNNPFTLVFGYNGLSRFGDDPHALGAVAGTAASRTTGNTGWTMVVNQTVGPQIAWLLPLAVLALALGVWWRTGQPRTDGPRTGFLLWGGWLGMHILVFSNSNGNHGYYTTVLAPALAALTGSGVALFWAEYRAGGRRRAALPIAVGITALWTTAIEGPHSEFAPWLLPMVLMLGMCGSVGLWTSGPRTPRRAVHGALAASLTAVLLAPAVWAASCLNPHYPGSPIEPLAGPVGPGYQDVQGHRAKIRRNPLNEPSPRDTALLNYLFAHRSGEKYLLATQAAYGAAPLLRATPQPMLVMGGFTGLTPYPTAPQLSDLVSTHQLRYALLTTRRPSTPASAWVKKTCTPVPPSAYGRNSDGSFTLYDCARGN; encoded by the coding sequence ATGGCCACCGCCCCCGTCACCCAGGACGCCACCGACCGCCGCCACCGCTCGCGCTCGATCAGAGGCGCCGTCCACGCCAAGCGCCGTCAACGGATCCGCATCGGCCGGGAGTCATACGCCCTGCTGCTGATCCTGGTACTTGCCGCGGTGCTCTACACCTGGGCCATCGACCGTGCCGCGGTGCACCCGTACTACACCTCGGCTGTGCGGTCGATGGCAGCGGACTGGCACGCCTTCTTCTTCGGCGGGCTCGACCCGAGCGGCTCGATCACCCTGGACAAGATCCCCGGTGCGCTGTGGCCGCAGGCCCTCTCCGTCAGGCTCCTCGGACCGTACAACTGGGCGGCGGTACTGCCGCAGGTGCTGGAGGGCGTACTCGCCGTCTGGGCGCTGCACCGGATCGTCCGTGCCTGGGCCGGCCCCCTCGCAGGGCTGCTCGCCGCGCTGGCACTCACCCTCACCCCGGCCACAGTCGCACTCAACCGGCACAACATCCCCGACACCCTGCTCGTCCTGCTGCTGGTCCTCGCGGCAGGGTCGCTACAGAAGGCCGTCCGCACCCGGAGACTGCTTCCGCTGCTCGTCTGCGGGACATGGGTCGGACTGGCCTTCCAGGCAAAGATGCTCCAGGCGTGGCTCGTCCTGCCGGTCTTCGCCGCGGTGTACCAACTGGCAGCGCCCGGCTCCCGGTGGGACCGGGCCCGACGATTGCTGCTCGCCGGGACGGCCGCACTCGTCGTCTCCTGCTCCTGGCTTCTGCTGGTATGGGCTTCCCCCGCCACGAACCGTCCCTACGTCGACGGGACCGCCAACAACAACCCCTTCACTCTGGTCTTCGGCTACAACGGGCTGAGCCGCTTCGGCGACGACCCGCACGCGCTGGGCGCCGTCGCCGGCACCGCCGCCAGCCGCACCACCGGGAACACGGGCTGGACCATGGTGGTCAACCAGACCGTGGGCCCGCAGATCGCCTGGCTCCTGCCGCTCGCCGTACTGGCCTTGGCACTGGGCGTGTGGTGGCGCACCGGACAACCGCGCACCGACGGGCCACGGACAGGGTTCCTGCTCTGGGGCGGCTGGCTGGGGATGCACATCCTGGTGTTCAGCAACTCCAACGGCAACCACGGCTACTACACGACCGTACTGGCCCCGGCCCTGGCCGCGCTCACCGGCAGCGGAGTCGCCCTCTTCTGGGCCGAGTACCGCGCCGGTGGCCGACGCCGGGCGGCACTGCCCATCGCAGTCGGGATAACAGCCCTCTGGACCACGGCAATTGAAGGCCCGCACAGCGAATTCGCGCCCTGGCTGCTGCCGATGGTGCTGATGCTCGGCATGTGCGGGTCCGTCGGTCTGTGGACCAGCGGGCCACGCACCCCACGAAGGGCGGTGCACGGTGCCCTGGCAGCGTCCCTGACGGCCGTACTGCTCGCCCCGGCCGTCTGGGCCGCATCCTGCCTGAATCCGCACTACCCCGGCTCACCGATAGAACCACTGGCCGGACCGGTCGGCCCCGGCTACCAGGATGTGCAAGGCCACCGGGCCAAGATCCGACGAAACCCTTTGAACGAACCATCCCCACGGGACACCGCGCTCCTGAACTACCTCTTCGCACACCGCTCCGGAGAGAAGTACCTGCTCGCCACCCAAGCCGCCTACGGCGCCGCGCCCCTGCTGCGCGCCACCCCCCAACCCATGCTCGTCATGGGCGGCTTCACCGGCCTGACCCCCTACCCGACCGCACCACAGCTCAGCGACCTGGTCTCCACCCACCAACTGCGCTACGCCCTGCTCACCACGCGCCGCCCGTCCACACCGGCATCGGCCTGGGTGAAGAAAACCTGCACCCCCGTCCCCCCAAGCGCCTACGGCCGGAACTCGGACGGAAGCTTCACCCTCTACGACTGCGCCCGAGGCAACTGA
- a CDS encoding DUF6297 family protein, with protein sequence MPGEASAPAAFRGSTAEALGYLRGATQARQRAQRRGNAVMLYGVLVVAALLGTPYLLAAANASRASRGHSAFAEPLLTALPVTLPSVLAIVLFLTLRDAAWRGPVLVDLPTAFWAVPQPILRRSLLMPRFVASVVLATLAGAVAGAVAGFLLATGTDGSWPAATAAGAWAGSAAGLGSAAAGVLVERHDSAVAGIGRRLFALGWTASAGLLGLSVLSFFQDLPAWFGAVLVWSGPWGWAGQPLLAAVGGTAPGWPVASALLVAVILLGVRKAGRSVALIPGESLRRRALVVSQVTASLFSLELRQAKFSVQGTHRHRSRPVLRLPAPRARWLVIPWRDATGLLRAPGRPAWAAVLLAAAVVLTATMDGPSLRLQILSATGALGAMYLAAAQLAEPARVDSDDPRRSANLPCSPGSLGLWHAAVPAGLLLTGAMAGLAGCAAAGLWHPGLPALPLCVPTMVGAALVSAYRGAMPPHVAIGVETPFGNTAPLQMAAWYLRGPLGALLLTVPDLVLTAGRGALGAGGVLWLSAVGAVQLLWAWHAARRQR encoded by the coding sequence GTGCCCGGTGAGGCGTCGGCTCCGGCCGCCTTCCGCGGATCCACCGCCGAGGCGCTGGGATATCTGCGCGGTGCCACACAGGCCCGGCAGCGGGCGCAGCGACGCGGCAACGCGGTGATGCTCTACGGGGTGCTGGTCGTCGCCGCCCTGCTGGGCACCCCGTACCTGCTGGCCGCCGCGAACGCGTCGCGGGCGAGCCGCGGTCACAGCGCCTTCGCGGAACCGCTGCTGACGGCGCTGCCGGTGACGCTGCCGAGCGTCCTTGCGATCGTCCTCTTCCTCACCCTGCGGGATGCCGCGTGGCGGGGGCCTGTCCTGGTCGACCTGCCGACGGCGTTCTGGGCCGTGCCGCAGCCGATCCTTCGGCGCTCCCTGCTCATGCCCCGCTTCGTGGCCTCCGTCGTCCTCGCCACGCTGGCGGGCGCCGTTGCCGGAGCCGTCGCGGGCTTCCTGCTGGCGACCGGAACGGACGGCTCCTGGCCGGCCGCGACGGCCGCCGGCGCCTGGGCGGGCAGCGCGGCCGGGCTCGGCTCGGCGGCGGCCGGTGTCCTCGTCGAGCGGCACGACAGCGCCGTGGCCGGCATCGGCCGGCGTCTGTTCGCACTCGGCTGGACGGCATCGGCCGGTCTGCTCGGGCTGTCGGTGCTCTCCTTCTTCCAGGACCTGCCGGCCTGGTTCGGCGCCGTCCTGGTCTGGTCCGGCCCGTGGGGCTGGGCCGGCCAGCCGCTGCTGGCGGCGGTGGGCGGGACGGCCCCTGGCTGGCCTGTCGCCTCCGCGCTGCTGGTGGCCGTGATCCTTTTGGGGGTACGGAAGGCCGGGCGTTCGGTGGCGCTGATCCCGGGGGAGTCGCTGCGCCGACGGGCTCTGGTCGTCTCCCAGGTGACGGCGTCGCTCTTCTCGCTGGAGCTGCGCCAGGCCAAGTTCTCCGTCCAGGGCACGCACCGCCACCGGTCCCGCCCCGTCCTGCGACTGCCCGCACCACGCGCCCGGTGGCTGGTGATTCCGTGGCGCGATGCGACGGGACTGCTGAGGGCACCGGGGCGGCCGGCGTGGGCCGCCGTGCTGCTGGCCGCCGCGGTCGTGCTCACCGCGACCATGGACGGGCCGTCGCTGCGCCTGCAGATCCTCAGCGCAACGGGCGCCCTCGGCGCGATGTATCTGGCCGCGGCCCAGCTGGCGGAGCCCGCCCGAGTGGACAGCGACGATCCCCGGAGGTCGGCCAACCTCCCCTGTTCCCCGGGCTCACTGGGGCTGTGGCACGCCGCCGTCCCGGCGGGCCTGCTGCTCACCGGGGCCATGGCGGGGCTCGCCGGCTGCGCGGCCGCCGGGCTGTGGCACCCCGGCCTGCCGGCGCTGCCGCTCTGTGTGCCGACGATGGTGGGGGCGGCCTTGGTGAGCGCCTACCGTGGGGCCATGCCGCCCCATGTGGCGATCGGTGTGGAAACCCCGTTCGGGAACACGGCGCCGCTCCAGATGGCGGCCTGGTATCTGCGCGGTCCCTTGGGGGCATTGCTGCTGACCGTCCCGGACCTCGTCCTGACCGCCGGCCGCGGGGCGCTGGGAGCCGGCGGAGTGCTCTGGCTGTCCGCCGTCGGCGCCGTGCAACTGCTGTGGGCGTGGCACGCCGCCAGGCGGCAGCGGTGA
- a CDS encoding histidine kinase, whose product MKSTDAVGRRRTRLHGLLPVSRSDLAIAWAITAVEVVQALFVRDGWRSVLRPSPELLFPPVLLGLAFLVLLTLIRKARRDMPAERACQSRRERALLAERVRVAERARLHSELHDAVGHQVSRMVLAAGVLEVTAEQGAETVRAQARTIGATGRLALHEMHHLVTRPGQDGLAWAPPSAAAGIEQLVEHARALGRRVAVRMTADVDALPEGVRHSLYRLIRESLTNVFKHAPGADIAIRVTHRYGWVVVEVVNTAAGCRGSGMPGSGRGLVGLAERIRQEGGVLTAGRLAGGDFRVTASIPVDGDGVWGRGAAGGVRGHAEPDVRQPARGPLEVLS is encoded by the coding sequence ATGAAGAGCACCGATGCGGTGGGCCGACGGCGGACGCGCTTACACGGTCTGCTCCCGGTCTCCCGGTCCGACCTGGCAATAGCGTGGGCCATCACGGCAGTTGAAGTGGTCCAGGCCCTCTTCGTCCGGGACGGTTGGCGGTCGGTCCTCCGCCCCTCGCCGGAACTCCTCTTCCCTCCGGTCCTGTTGGGGTTGGCTTTCCTGGTCCTGCTCACGCTGATCCGGAAGGCCCGCAGGGACATGCCGGCCGAGCGGGCGTGCCAGTCCCGGCGGGAGCGCGCTTTGCTGGCCGAGCGCGTCCGGGTGGCGGAGCGGGCCCGGCTCCACAGCGAACTGCACGATGCGGTGGGCCACCAGGTGAGCCGCATGGTGCTGGCCGCCGGAGTGCTGGAGGTGACGGCCGAGCAGGGCGCGGAGACGGTCCGCGCCCAGGCCCGCACGATCGGCGCCACCGGCCGGCTGGCCCTCCACGAGATGCACCACTTGGTGACGAGGCCGGGCCAGGACGGCCTCGCCTGGGCGCCGCCGTCGGCCGCCGCCGGCATCGAGCAGCTGGTGGAACACGCTCGGGCGCTGGGCCGCCGGGTCGCCGTGCGCATGACCGCCGACGTCGACGCCCTGCCGGAAGGCGTGCGGCACTCCCTGTACCGGCTGATCCGTGAGTCGCTCACCAATGTGTTCAAGCACGCGCCCGGCGCGGACATCGCGATCCGTGTGACGCACCGATACGGCTGGGTGGTGGTGGAGGTCGTCAACACGGCCGCCGGATGCCGGGGTTCCGGAATGCCGGGCAGCGGAAGGGGGCTGGTCGGGCTCGCGGAAAGGATTCGTCAGGAAGGCGGCGTCCTCACGGCGGGACGCCTGGCGGGCGGCGACTTCCGGGTCACTGCGTCGATACCCGTCGACGGGGACGGTGTGTGGGGTCGCGGGGCCGCGGGAGGTGTCCGGGGCCACGCGGAGCCGGATGTGCGGCAGCCGGCGCGGGGCCCGCTGGAGGTCCTGTCGTGA